The nucleotide window TGAGGACCATCTTTTATAAATTGTTTTTTCTAAAGTCTTACATCTCAatgattcttttttcttaaatgattCTTTATGACTAGCGTTGCATGGCACATTAGTATCGCTATAGTTATTTAAATGATGTTCGTACACATAGATATGACTCTTCTTTGGCTTTAGCTACTAAAGACTGGATGCCTAAAATACCCACAATTCAAAGCACAGGGCTTTCCTTTGGGCTCTGCTCCGTGCTGCCTGCCGTTACCTTCCCCACCACTCCCTCTGGCAATAGAACTCTTAGGAAGCTGTCTAGATGCTGGACTGACAGTGGACACTGTGGGATAGCAGAGCGTTGCCTTGGGCCTGCTAGGGCTCAGGGAACAATGCTGTTGGTAACACTAAAGACCCTGGGGCTGGCTGAGCTATGGTGACTACTGCTCCTGTCCTTTTGGGAGCCTTGGCTGTAACTATGGGATCTCTTCAGTTTCCATAGCAACTGTGTCCAACCCCTCTCACACTATACAGGACACATGTTTCTTCCACCATAGCTGTAATGGCCACTGAGGAAGCTTTGCTCAACCATAAATACTTCAGATGGATATAGACACCAAATCTACTTCTATCTTAAAATAGAGTTTTACAAAAAAATTATAGATAAAAACTGTTCTATTAAATAACTTGGAAAGCACTAACACACTAAGAAAGAGGTATGTGACAGAGCATTGGCTATGTGTGATCTCAGGCCTCCACGCAACCGCTGCAGCTGCACACCTGCAAGTTGTTGCATGGCTTCCTACTCCTCTTGCCTTCACAGAGCAGGCAGCTTGCAAATGAGACACATACATAGGAacctgaaatttatttatttttctttaagagacgTAAGTAAATCTAGTACTCGTCAAAGTAATGGGTCTCTTAGGTGGAAAGAGGCCCTCTCTCCCTGAACGAGCACCTGGAAAGCTCCTTCCTAATTCACTAGAATCGCTACTGACCACAGTCTACATTCCCTTTCAGCTCTTCAGTCAGGGTTATGGCCAGAACAGAGTCCATTCATGTGAAACATTTACTTCTTGGATGTTCCAGTCCCATAGTTCAAAGGATggtggaagagcaggaagcaaaaGTGAGAGAAGACGTCGATGGATTTAGGCACCCGCTATAGACTCTCTTCTGTGAACACAGCAATGGGGTTTGCGTGTCTGCATCACGGTGAGGCTCACGCTTTAGCTGCTGGAATTTGCACTGTGTCCAGCCATATATGCCACAGTTAAGCAACCCCTGGGATGCTGCTGTGAGagcctggaggagatgaggaatgaTAGAGCCCAACCTTCAGGCTTGTTGAGGTCCAGGAATAGGTTCCTTAGCCCTTATTTATAAAGCATGCctgcacattgtgtgtgtgtgtgtgtgtgtgtgtgtgtgtgtgtgtgtggtataaaAGTACCCATCATATGTGCAGTGTCGTCATATGAGCTACTGAATTATATGCAAGCTCATTTAGACTCTTCACATTATACCTTGGCATGGTCAGCTCAAGGCTAGTTACATTGCTTAGCATATGTGTGATGACAATAAAATGGGCTTAATTACTGAcccatttctcagaaaaaaagtgTTCCAAATCAGGATAGTTAGTCCACAAGTTTTCTTCTGAtaatggaggaaagagaaaaagcatcCTTTTACTGCCCAGCACTCACTATGTAACTAGTAAGTTTGTGCCATCTGATTCCCTCCAGATGAGCATCAGCATTACCTGTGCCTCACAAGAATACAACCTGTGAGATCTTACAGTACTGCTGTATCTTCAACATACCAAAACAAATTGTCCAGAGATACATATGGTCCAAACTATAACCAAAAACACTTACTTATACTAGCTTGCCTTTGAGGAAATTTTTATATTCCTCACAAGTAAGTATAAAAATCAGATGTTCTCTTTTACAATGCACAAATAAATACACTGAAGGAAAAACTGTGTCTTCTAAATGGATAAGAGATGGGGTACAAAGGTGTAAGACAAAAGATTCTAGCTTTGGAAGGCCTTACCTGGAGCACAGAGAAGGCCATGTGCAGGGAGGTATCCTGTGGCTTGGTCAGCTTTATAATCAGAAGTGTGACAGCTGCAAATACACAATGTGTGAATTGCTGTTAGCTCCCAGTGCACATGCCCAAGCATTTCATCAATAGAAGCTGCAGGTATGCTGAAGAGCAGCCTGAAGGTTAACCAATTATGTAAACCTCTGAGCCTTTGGCCTTTGATTTGTAGTCATTACTGATTAAAATTTACAGATTAATGCCTGGCATAGCAATGTGTGTCTTTAGacccagcacttgaggcagaggcaaatgcAAGTGGAtctctccgagtttgaggccagcctggtctacataataagaccttgtctcaaaaaacaaaacaataagtaAATAACTAAGATTTGCCAACTGGACAGGAATCTGCACTCATGATTTTGGTGAGATCATTTTGTTTGACGAGCCCCACAGTCCCCTTCCTCACATCCCAGCTCTTTTTACGAAGACACTAACCTGGGCCCCAGCAGCACACAGAGGCCACTGGGAAGAAGCACATTCGCTGGCCCACAGTGTGAATCAGTGCCCACTGCTCACTCACCAGAAAGCCCGTCCATTTCACAGACTTCTTATACAGTCGGTGAGCACGGACGAGTAAGACCTAAACATGAATGTAATCATGAGTAGTTGGCCTATGGCTTGGTAAGATCTTCCAACATTTTACAAGGTTCAATCTACAAGGAGCCATGTCAGGAAAAAATATTCTCCTACCTTTACCATGTAAAGGTACCAAGTAAGCTTTCACTTAGAGAACGGATATGAACCCAACTTTTGGTTATCAATGTTTAATTAACAACCCCAGCTTTCCCCAGCTCCCAAACAAATCACAATATATACTGGAAGGTGTGTTGTTTTCTTGTGGAGGTGGGATTTGTACATGATAGGCAAGCAATCCACTAATGAGCTACATTCCTACCCAGAAAGCTAAGAGTATATTCCAGCTAGCCCATCTCTTAAAGTGTTTTATTAGAGATGCTCCTAGAGCCTGTTTCACCCTTAGCCCCTGAAGGCCATCAGAACAGAGGCTGAGTTTAAATTCTAACTCTGAGCAAAAAGGAggttttctatctccccatttttCAGTGATCTGCTAAGGGTGAGGTAGCTGAAGAACCAAGAAACAGTTCAGAAGCCCAGCATTCTTATTTTGTGGGACACAAACAGGCAACaatcttggttaaaaaaaaaaaaaacttaccaaaTCTGAACCATTGTGCTGACAACTCAGAGCCACCGTTTTAACACcccagaggctttttttttttttttttttttggttggttggttgatttgttttgagacagggtttctctatgtgtccttggttgttctggattcactttgcagacagtctggccttgaactccctgagtgctgggattacaggcatgtatcatTGTGCCTGGCTGACATTCAAAATTTCAAGTCtagcttttgggttttgtttgttttgtcttcagaGGTAGGGTTTcaggtagcctaggctggcctcagattggCTCTGTGACTGGGCATAGCCTTGACCTGCTGGTTCTTCTGCATTTACTGCCCAagtgctggtgttacaggtaTTTCTCACAAGGTCTGGTTGGTTAGCTATTGTGCTGAGACAGGTTCACTGTGGAGCCCTAGATACCCTCCCAAGTTTAGGATTACATCATGACCAGCTCCAGGGTATTTTTAACCCAGAAGACAGTTGATTGTTTTACACATAAACCTAGAATTGTCTGAGTGCCAAGTCTTAGCACTAGTCTTAGCAGACTCATTTCTCTTCTCAGTTGATTCCAAATATAAGATAATCTACTTTATCATAAATTGCAAAGCTGATGATTGAGTCAAGCTCCTTACATTTGCACTGTTCCCATAATAAGAGCTGGTTCAAACTCACTCTCAGAAGAGACTCTGAGGATGGCTTTGCCCTGTGGACTGACACTCTGCGGAGACTAGGACATGAGAGTAAGCAGCACCCTGGTGTGGCAAGTGTGAGCGCACATGCTCTATTCCATGCTGGATGGCCCGCGGCTAGAGCTCTGGCTCACTGCGGGTTGTTTCTTTGCTTAAGGCATGGTCTGACTGTGCAGtgctgactgtcctagaactcgatAGGAAGACCAGAGTAGCCCAGAAATCAGAGAGAAATGccggcctctgccttccaagtgctgggattagaggcctaGGCCTGGATGAGCCCCTTGTTTTAGGTCTGCAGTGTTACAGTGACCCTGGGTGAGTAAATGACACCTGCATAGCCACCATACTCCAGTTACACTAACATAAATACAAATATGGATGAAAAGGAGTTAAGAAGGTGCTTTCAAGCTGGGTGTGCTGGTGCATGTCTTTTATCCCAGTACTTGGACCCAGAAGCCGAGGGATCTCAAGGTGGGAGGAACttagagttccaggtcagcttggtctacaaagtgagtttcaggacagccagggctacacacacacacacacacacacacacacacactcacaaactctggggcggggggggggggaaaggatGTGCTTTAATTATCTGTGAAATTAAAATCAAAGCGTGGGTCATATGTACCAGAATGTCACTTTTCACCTGTATAAAGGATATATCTGAGCTAGGCAGGGCGGCACactcctgaaatcccagcactcagggaggcagagacaggcagatctatgtgagtgagtctaggacaacaagggctacacagagaaaccctgttttgaaaaaacaaaacaaacaaacaaaaaaaggtaaagaaaaaccaaaaccaaacaaacacaaaaaccaaaccacaacCCAACAACAGCAAAGGCTATATTGGAGTCGTGTGACCTTTCTGCTCTGGCTCTCCATTGGAATCAAGGaaacactttatatatatatatatatatatatatatatatatatatatattttttttttagattttatttatttattatatgtacaatgttttatctgtatgtagacctgcatgccagaagagggcaccagatctcattatagatggttgtgagccaccatgtggttgctgggaattgaactcatgacctttggaagaacagccagtgctcttaacctctgagccatctctccagcccaaggaaaCACTTTAATTCTAGCGTGAATATGACTGTCATCTAATACACGCACTTCTTTTTGTCCACTCATCATTTGATTTTAGAAAGTCAAAAAACAGAGCCAGTAGTTACATTTTCTACATTTCCTaagcactttaatttttttttttttttttctgagaaaggacCTCATATATAACTCAGACTGCCTATATATAGCCGgctatgaccttgaacttctgatgccctgTCTCAATCCCTCATGCTCTCATGTACTCCAGGGAAGTGTTATACCAACTAAGCTACATTCTCACAACCACGGCCACTTCTTTAGTGCTGGGTCCACAGGAAATGTCTCTTGCATTGTTCCAGCCTTGGAACACTTGCTTACCTCTGCCAATCCTTTTTTTCCACAGTTACCAGACAGGAAGTTACCTTACCATAATGGTGAAGAAGCTGAAGAAAAAGCTGGCCAGGAAAACTGTAACTCCATAAAAATAGAGTGTGCTGCAGACAGATGTGTTGGTGGAAGGCAGGGCTTCAATTGTGGCTGATGGTGGTGAGTGCATTAGGATACACCTAATGTGCAGGATGACATTACAGGCACAAGACAGGAGAAATATGACACAAAtttagtgtcttagttaggattactagttggggaggaagggcttatttggcttaaacTTCCACACTGTAATGCATCATGGAAGgaaatcagagcaggaactcaagctggGAAGAACATGGAGGCAGAACCTGATGCAGACACTGGAaggtactgcttactggcctgctctgcctgctctctctctctctctctctctctctctctctctctctctctctctcgagacagggtttctctgtgtagccttggctgtcctggactcactttgtagaccagtgaTCTCGAACtcgatccacctgcccctgcctccctgagtgcagggattacaggcgtgcaccactacacccagctacagcctttcttacagaacccaggactatCAGCTCAGGGGTAGGCTCCCCCACAATGGAATGGTGCCCAAACATCCGGCActaaagaaaatgctctacaggcttgcctgcagcctgatcttatgcggtgtttttctcagttgaggctccctcctctagcttgtgtcaggctgatataaaactagccagccaATAACTGTGCTTATGATTTTCTGGCTCTTGCCTGTAGCTAGAACACTTGTTCCTTCCCACTGAACTATCTTGAAGTCACTTTATACTGTGTATTTCCTCATGTCTCTTCAGCCTGACTACATCTTGTTATGTCTATAGCCTATTTCCAAAACaaacatttgttttttgagacagggtctcatgtatcccaggtttGCCTCAAACTAAGTAGTTCAGGATGACTTGAAGCTCTGCTCTCCTGTCTCCATGTCACatgtgctgaggttacaggtctgcaccaccacacacactgtGGTGCTATGATCCAACCCGAGGCTTTGTATAAGCCTGGCAAGCATTCTACCGCCTGAGCTACAGCCACAAGTAGAACAAGCATCTTGGCTAGAATGTATGCAGAATTTTCCCCTTTTTACTCTGTTATAGAAAAGAACAAATGGGAATCAAAGGGTTGGTCCTTCCTTACCTGTGGCTCTGGCTAAAGTTATGAAAACATTCATTGACATTGCCCAGACAGAACACAGGTGTCATCAACAGCAGAGGTATCAGGCTGGGAggagaaaatttagaaaatttcATGCCCTTCCCCTTTCTGTAACCCTTTTTCCCCCAACTATATTAGCTCCAGCCATTCCCCCCATACATGAAGAAAAACATCTCAAATACCATAGCTATCCTCATTTTCTATTTCCTGTGATGGGAAACTGATTTCATATATACAAGTTCGTGAGAATCTTTGGAATTATAGTCAGATGAAAATCTAAGGGCCCTCAAggtggtctggagagatggtttactCACTACAATGTTTGctatgcaagcataaggacctaagttcagtccccACCAGCCAGGAAGAAGCTGAGCATGGTAATGAATCTGTAACCCTGAGCTGAGAAGAGACAGacggatccccagaactcactcGCTAGGTGCTTAGCTGACTGGTTCACTCCAGGTTGAATGAGAGATGCTATCTTAAAACATAAGATGTAATGTGGTTCTCCTCATTCCTGGGGGGCTGTTGGCCACCAGCCCACAcaggcaggaagagcagaagaTGAGGCACAGAGGTTGGAAGGCCATGAGCACGACAGAGATCAAACACTCCAGGAACCACTCCAAGGaactagttcaactttaattccagagaacaaaggctgtaTACCCCATGGGGAGTGGGCAGGGGGCTCCCAGGATAGCTGTACATAActggttggaactaggcacttcaaggatgcttcaTTTGCATTAATCAGCACACTCCTGTCATatgaaggagaacacagtacctCACTATCCGATAGGTGCAGGGaagggagagctagcagggagctgtgtcaaaggccatatatcaaatgtggttagggaCATCTGTGTCTAAaaacactctccagatgaagtcaggcagagagcaggaggccctgctggggagagggagtcctgcaccttaatgcTGAGTTCAGAATGGCTATCTGTGCTGAGAGGaatgcaacctcaaacagcacgGTCCTTCCGACAGTGCAGAGTGACAGAGAAAGATACCCAGAACCTCTGGCTTCCTTGTTGTCCCCCCTCCCCACATGTGATGAATGAATGCGAATACACACACAATCTAAGGGAGGCTGGGTGTGCTCATGCAGATGTATAACCTCAGCATGTAtgagactaaggcaggaggatcttgaggtTGAAGCCattctgagctacatagcaagactgtctcaaaaagcaaaacaaaacaaaatttacttGAAAAAAATCTAAGTGAGAGAAAACTATAGAGCATCCCTGCATGGTCTCCTCAATGCAAAGTGGCCAAATTAgttcctttcctcatctctcccATGTGTTTACTCTTTAAACAGACAGCTGTTTATCTACCAAATACAACCATTGCCCTAGAAGGGATTTGGGAGCAAAAGCTATAGTCTGGAAATGATGTGACTACTACTTTGTGTGAAACCTAATCCTTTCTGGACTAGGATTCTCATAGTGTTACAGCATGATGAGAGATTAGTTCACAGGGTAAACTTAGTATTTGCCACATGTATGTGCCACATAAGCCTGAGGACTGAAGTGGGAAAGAGTGTGttacccagaatccacataaaaagctgacAGATAATGAGGCCGGCCTGTTACCCAGCCACTGAAGTCAGAGATGTGAATCCCTAGCATAAGGTAGCTGGTCCGATCAGCAAGTCTGTTGAGctttgggttcagtgagagactagCTCCATGTGGAAGAAAGAGATCAATGAAGGAAAGGAGCTGACACCACACTCTGGCCTtcaaacacatgcacatgagcTTGCACTCCCACATGTGAACatcaatacacacatacaaatgcaaaAACAGAGGTTTGTTCAAAGTCACAAAGGATAGGGGTTACATGGTTGAAGCCAAAACCCAGCTCTCTAGTATCAactgggggaagaaagaaaggaatcaaTGATTACAAGTTTGTTGCTTGCTTCCTGTTGTATAATGCACTGTAAGGATGTGGAAATGAAGAGTAATAGGCCATTTGTTCCCTTGCCATGTTattaagaagggaaaaaaaaaatcttaccttgACAAAATGAACACTATGTGACCAGCTTGGCAAGTGTAATCTATAACCTGTAAAAAGAACAGATGTGACACTATCAGGATCAGTGCCAAGCCCACCACAGCCACACCAGTGGTGATTCAGTGATCGCCACTCACCCGTAAACAGACACACATTTCTAGCAGGCCTGTTGCTCTTGTAAGCCATGTTGTTTATAGAATCCACCAGCCTGTCCCTGTGGTACTGGAGATGACAGTGTTTTATCTATATTACtgtgctaaaaaacaaaacaaacaaacaaaaacaaaaacaaaaacaaaaaaccagcaaaAGCCACACAGAAGTCTACAGGAAGTAATTTAATCTAAGATTTGAATGCTGAAACAATTTCCCTTTGGAATAACAGCAGATATGAAATCACGgggttgcttttttcttttagacCCAGAAAGGTATGGATGAATGAAGCTATGCATAAATTGGCATAAAGTATTAATAGGACAATGTTGAGATGATGGTGTCAAAGGAGCCCTTGAATAGAAGATCACTGAATTCTAGAGGATGGAACCTTTACAATCTGGAGACCTAGGAGACAGCTCActagataaagtgcttgctgagcaagcacAGGAACCTAAGTTCagaatcctagcacccacacaagAAATGGGTCACAGCAGCACATCTGAGACTCTAGCActctggaggaggcagggaaagaCAGTCAGATCCTGGAGGCAAGAGCCAGGTTCAATGAAAAgcaatgtctcaaaaacaaaaagcaaaaaagttGGAGAACAAAAGAGGAAAGCAGCTGTTGCTGACCTCTGATTTTTATACAcggacacacaggcacacacaccacacatacaccacatagACCAATTGTTAGATTATGTAGCATGGTGGAGTATGTACTTGTTATAGAACAGTCTTGAGTTCAAATCCATAGCactctcagacagacagacagatgaataCTCCCCATTTGCATCAGATAATGAAGAACTTAGATAGCTATGAACTTGATATCATAGTGGAAAAGTTCATGGTCTTATGAAGTTTGCAGCTCAGCCCCATGGCTTTGAGTGAGGGAGTGGAAGCTTCTGTGCTTTAGGCACTCATCTAAACAAAGAGAACAGACCCCCAGCTCTTTGCAGTATCTTCCATTTCAAGGActccagggttatacagagaagcAAGTAAAAGTAGCCACAGGCCCTCCCTAAATGCAGAGACCATGCACAGGTACAGTGCACAAGAATGTCTATGCCTATGGAATGCCCAGAGTGAGCAAGAGAAAAATGGCAGCACAGTGGAGTTCTGGGCCTTACATAGCAGCCATTAGAAGCACATGGTTGCTTATACTAAAACCAAcactaaataaaatgaaaatgtaaactcCTGTCAGGTATAATGGCATATGCTTCCAAGCCCAGAATCtgaaaggcagagacagcaggATTGCTGCACGTGTTCAGTGGCCACTAGTGGCTAATAGCTGCtgatataaaatgtatttattaccagttgtgatgtcacactcctttagtcccagcacttgaggcagacctctgtgagttcaaggccagtatggtctacatacagaattctagaccagcctgggctccatagtaaaagcctgcctcaaaaaaatttttttttatattccaaGGAGTTTTGTTGAATAGCTTTTGTATAGATTGTCATATCCTGTTTAGGATGCTGCTTATGGGTACTTTTCATGTTAAGGTTTCACCATTTCTTCTGCCCTTTGAAAAAGAAGTGGTGaccagaggaaagaagagagagagaacattttgTTTCTACCCTTCTTTAACGTGAACATCTTgaacaaagttaaaataaaaaaaggaagataaaaaagaaagatgactTTCTACAGTCAGTTAGATGACATTTTCATAGATCACAGTATCTTGGTGCTGGAAGGGGCACCAGGGATCATAAAGATTAATACTTAACTTTAAGATGAAAACTTGAGGCCTAATTGTTTTACCTACATAGCAAGTTGTGGGCCAGTATGGGCCACATAGCAAAAGCCtttcatgagccaccatgtgggtgctgggaattgaacttaggacctctagaCAACCTCATGAGAAGTGCCCAAGGCTAAGAACAAATGAGTGACCCAGAACAATTCAAGTGTATCATTTACTAAAAGCAGAGAATGTAGAGTTGAAAGCAACCTTCTAAAATTAATACCCATCATTTATGTGACCTCAACATTTAAAGCAATGGTGTTTGCTATTTGGTCAGCTGGAGACAGTGACTTCATCTCTTCAAAAACTCTGTTAACAATTTTGTAGAttatcccccttccctccctatGATGCTTTCTGTGCTATCTAATAAAGACAGAGCAAAGCTATATGTGAGGGACAGAAAGACATAGACAGATTCACAAGACAGCCTTCAGGCAAGCAAACATTTACACTTATAACAACAGATGAAGGACAGAAAACATAGGGAACATGAAGTAGAGAATTCAAATCTGGACTCACTCTTTTTTGGGTAGTAGGGAGGGctgggttcaagacagggtttctctgtaaaaaagccctcactgtcctggacttgctttgtaaagcaggctggccttggactcacagagatccacctgcctctgcctccctgagtgcatggattaaaggcatgcactaccatggcCAGCTTGGACTCCCTCTTATTTAAATGACTCTGAAGGGATATGCCTTTATTTCTAACCTTAATGCAACACTAATGCATTATTGATGACTCTAAGCTAATCACTAGTGCATTTAACCCACACAGTCTTTCACTTACTCATACAACAAATAGTTACTGAGCTGTTTCATGTGTTCACTGGGATACTTTCTTTTAGAGAAGTCATCTACTGACTCTAGGGAAAAAGGTAAAGCAGATTTCCAGATTGTTTATATGATTCTTTTAACAGAAGTTtgcttttgggctggagagatggctcagcggttaagagtactggctgctcttccagaggacatgggttcaattcccatgggttcaattcccagcaaccacatggccactcacagctaTGTGTAACTCcaagacctgacaccctcacacagacatacatacaagcaaaacaccaatgcacataaaataattaaaaaaaaccaaaaatttacttaaaaaaaccCCCATAAGATAATGAATATTGCAGATATAAGATTAGAATATTTAGTAAGGTATATAGGATTAAATGGCGCCTGTGTTTTGTTGCACAGTTGGTAGAGCATTAGCTGAGCATTTGCCCTGGGACCAattccagcaccacataaactgggttTAGTagtacacacctgcaatcccagcacttgggaagtacttgggaagtagaggcaagaaGGTTAGAAGGTCAATGTTATCCTTGACTACCTAGTGAATTCGGggtcaccctgggctacatgagaccctgactcaaagacaaaacaacaacaaaaagattgaGTCAAGTGTGATGGGGAATGTcattaatcccagtgctctggaggcagaggcaagtagaactctgtgagtttgaattCAAATCCAGCcttttctacatagtgagttccagggaagccagggctacaaaaagagaccctgtcacaaaacaaaacaaaacaaaacaaaacaaaaaacaaaacaaaacaaaacaaagacttaa belongs to Meriones unguiculatus strain TT.TT164.6M chromosome 4, Bangor_MerUng_6.1, whole genome shotgun sequence and includes:
- the Tmem116 gene encoding transmembrane protein 116 isoform X10, translated to MALPLETSPLEGRWDPFFPAIQWIQFAMATLSVIGSSSLITYTMFQNPQKSAEVKSLFYLSLSDLLLGICWLIKALVYGTSAAHKDSMCYNLQTVGEIFYIASLLYTVNYIWSLYTELRMNQGLSGRSTAAQVIDYTCQAGHIVFILSSLIPLLLMTPVFCLGNVNECFHNFSQSHRCILMHSPPSATIEALPSTNTSVCSTLYFYGVTVFLASFFFSFFTIMVLLVRAHRLYKKSVKWTGFLVSEQWALIHTVGQRMCFFPVASVCCWGPAVTLLIIKLTKPQDTSLHMAFSVLQSSRTQRCLSHTPGQWYFPQEQ
- the Tmem116 gene encoding transmembrane protein 116 isoform X6, yielding MALPLETSPLEGRWDPFFPAIQWIQFAMATLSVIGSSSLITYTMFQNPQKSAEVKSLFYLSLSDLLLGICWLIKALVYGTSAAHKDSMCYNLQTVGEIFYIASLLYTVNYIWSLYTELRMNQGLSGRSTAAQVIDYTCQAGHIVFILSSLIPLLLMTPVFCLGNVNECFHNFSQSHRCILMHSPPSATIEALPSTNTSVCSTLYFYGVTVFLASFFFSFFTIMVLLVRAHRLYKKSVKWTGFLVSEQWALIHTVGQRMCFFPVASVCCWGPAVTLLIIKLTKPQDTSLHMAFSVLQALTAASQGLLNCGIYGWTQCKFQQLKREPHRDADTQTPLLCSQKRVYSGCLNPSTSSLTFASCSSTIL
- the Tmem116 gene encoding transmembrane protein 116 isoform X9, with protein sequence MALPLETSPLEGRWDPFFPAIQWIQFAMATLSVIGSSSLITYTMFQNPQKSAEVKSLFYLSLSDLLLGICWLIKALVYGTSAAHKDSMCYNLQTVGEIFYIASLLYTVNYIWSLYTELRMNQGLSGRSTAAQVIDYTCQAGHIVFILSSLIPLLLMTPVFCLGNVNECFHNFSQSHRCILMHSPPSATIEALPSTNTSVCSTLYFYGVTVFLASFFFSFFTIMVLLVRAHRLYKKSVKWTGFLVSEQWALIHTVGQRMCFFPVASVCCWGPAVTLLIIKLTKPQDTSLHMAFSVLQKRVYSGCLNPSTSSLTFASCSSTIL